One Streptomyces lincolnensis genomic region harbors:
- a CDS encoding permease — protein MAITKPAPPAADERAGPSRGSEGPRLDSPLALTLLLILLVLAQGPIRQALSAPVMQSWMTVFVAVMVQALPFLVLGVLLSAAIAVFVPPSFFARALPKRPALAVPVAGAAGVVLPGCECASVPVAGALVRRGVAPAAALTFLLSAPAINPIVLTATAVAFPNDPEMVLARLVASLLVACAMGWLWQRLGRADWLRPPARAAYDGQSRGAAFWGSVRHDVMHAGGFLVVGAMAAATLKAVVPEEWLSAAADNPVVSVLALAVLAVLLSICSEADAFVAASLSQFSLTARLAFLVVGPMVDLKLFAMQAGTFGRGFALRFAPTTFVLAVAVSVLTGAVLL, from the coding sequence GTGGCCATCACCAAGCCGGCCCCGCCGGCCGCCGACGAGCGCGCCGGTCCGTCGCGCGGGAGCGAGGGGCCGCGGCTCGACTCCCCGCTCGCGCTGACCCTGTTGCTGATCCTGCTGGTGCTGGCGCAGGGCCCGATCCGGCAGGCGCTGTCCGCGCCGGTGATGCAGAGCTGGATGACCGTGTTCGTCGCGGTGATGGTGCAGGCGCTGCCCTTCCTGGTGCTGGGGGTGCTGCTGTCGGCGGCCATCGCGGTGTTCGTCCCGCCGTCGTTCTTCGCCCGCGCGCTGCCGAAGCGGCCCGCGCTGGCGGTCCCGGTGGCCGGGGCGGCGGGCGTGGTCCTGCCGGGCTGCGAGTGCGCGTCCGTGCCGGTGGCGGGGGCGCTGGTGCGGCGGGGTGTCGCGCCGGCCGCCGCGCTGACGTTCCTGCTGTCCGCCCCCGCGATCAACCCGATCGTCCTGACGGCGACCGCCGTCGCCTTCCCGAACGACCCCGAGATGGTTCTCGCCCGGCTCGTCGCGAGCCTGCTGGTGGCCTGCGCGATGGGCTGGCTGTGGCAGCGGCTCGGCCGCGCCGACTGGCTGCGCCCGCCCGCCCGCGCCGCCTACGACGGCCAGAGCCGGGGCGCCGCGTTCTGGGGGTCGGTCCGGCACGACGTGATGCACGCGGGCGGGTTCCTGGTCGTGGGCGCGATGGCGGCGGCCACGCTCAAGGCCGTCGTACCGGAGGAATGGCTGAGCGCGGCGGCGGACAACCCGGTGGTGTCGGTGCTCGCGCTCGCGGTCCTCGCCGTGCTGCTGTCGATCTGCTCGGAGGCGGACGCGTTCGTGGCGGCCTCGCTGTCGCAGTTCTCCCTCACCGCGCGGCTGGCGTTCCTGGTGGTCGGCCCGATGGTCGACCTGAAGCTGTTCGCGATGCAGGCGGGCACCTTCGGCCGCGGCTTCGCGCTGCGGTTCGCCCCCACCACCTTCGTCCTGGCCGTCGCCGTGTCGGTCCTGACCGGGGCGGTGCTCCTGTGA
- a CDS encoding NAD-binding protein — protein MVVCGDDGLAHRLAAELRGVYGEQVTLVVPPSERTVRTPVVGRARAASALLDRMVNAAVSRAGGNGGEPSGEVRLVEAAEATEAALVEAGVDRAAALALVYDDDETNIRAALTARRINPRLRLVLRLYNRRLGQHIEELLDQAAALATGGTTGPAAAYDASTTVLSDADTAAPALAATALVGTSKVVQTDGLLLRAVERPAPGPGAVADPGLATLALLSPTGNEPTGNDPTGADGTDGSGEHGPQLLPDAAAVRAATGRGTVVLEQVSYSGPALSSGRGIVPPFASLFSRRLRWSLAGLVGAVLALAVALWLVTDMHPLGAFYLTLLDLFAIDDPALGQSTGRQILQLLSGLVGLLLLPVLLAAVLEALGTFRTASALRKPPRGLGGHVVLLGLGKIGTRVLTQLRELHIPVVCVEADPDARGLPTARRLRVPVILGDVTQEGVLEAAKIHRARTLLAVTSADTTNLEAALYARSVRPDLRVVLRLYDDDFATAVYRTLRAANPRASTRSRSVSYMAAPAFAGAMMGRQILGAIPVERRVLLFAALEVGGHPQLEGKTVGEAFRAGAWRVLALDTAGASAGGRREQRAAEEGRVPGDSGLVWDLPDTYVLRGSDRVVLAATRRGMAELLGRRARRERAGT, from the coding sequence ATGGTGGTGTGCGGTGACGACGGACTCGCGCACCGGCTCGCCGCCGAACTGCGCGGTGTCTACGGCGAGCAGGTCACGCTCGTCGTCCCGCCCTCCGAGCGCACGGTACGCACTCCGGTGGTCGGCCGGGCCCGCGCGGCCTCGGCGCTGCTGGACCGCATGGTCAACGCGGCCGTGAGCCGGGCCGGCGGCAACGGCGGTGAACCGTCCGGCGAGGTACGCCTGGTGGAGGCCGCCGAGGCGACCGAGGCCGCGCTCGTCGAGGCGGGCGTGGACCGTGCGGCGGCGCTGGCCCTGGTGTACGACGACGACGAGACCAACATCCGTGCCGCCCTCACCGCCCGCCGGATCAACCCCCGGCTGCGGCTCGTCCTGCGGCTGTACAACCGGCGGTTGGGCCAGCACATAGAGGAACTCCTCGACCAGGCGGCCGCGTTGGCCACCGGCGGCACCACGGGCCCGGCCGCGGCCTACGACGCCTCCACGACCGTGCTGTCCGACGCCGACACCGCCGCGCCCGCGCTGGCCGCCACCGCCCTGGTCGGCACCAGCAAGGTCGTGCAGACCGACGGGCTGTTGCTGCGCGCGGTGGAGCGGCCGGCGCCGGGCCCGGGGGCGGTGGCCGATCCCGGACTGGCCACGCTCGCGCTCCTCTCGCCGACCGGCAACGAGCCGACCGGCAACGACCCGACGGGCGCGGACGGTACGGACGGCAGCGGTGAGCACGGGCCGCAGCTGCTGCCGGACGCGGCGGCGGTCCGGGCGGCCACCGGACGCGGGACCGTGGTGCTGGAGCAGGTGTCCTACTCCGGGCCCGCCCTGTCCTCCGGACGCGGCATCGTGCCCCCGTTCGCCTCCCTGTTCTCCCGCCGGCTGCGCTGGTCGCTGGCAGGTCTCGTGGGCGCCGTGCTCGCGCTGGCGGTGGCGCTGTGGCTGGTCACCGACATGCACCCGCTGGGCGCCTTCTACCTCACGCTGCTCGATCTCTTCGCCATCGACGACCCCGCCCTCGGCCAGTCCACCGGCCGGCAGATCCTCCAACTCCTGTCCGGGCTGGTCGGCCTGCTGCTCCTTCCTGTACTGCTGGCCGCGGTGCTGGAGGCCCTGGGCACCTTCCGGACCGCCTCCGCGCTGCGCAAGCCGCCGCGTGGTCTCGGCGGCCACGTCGTCCTCCTCGGCCTCGGCAAGATCGGCACCCGGGTGCTGACCCAGCTGCGCGAACTCCACATCCCGGTGGTCTGCGTCGAGGCCGACCCCGACGCGCGCGGCCTGCCCACCGCACGCCGGCTGCGGGTCCCGGTCATCCTCGGCGACGTCACCCAGGAAGGCGTCCTGGAAGCCGCCAAGATCCACCGCGCCCGCACCCTCCTCGCGGTCACCAGCGCCGACACCACCAACTTGGAGGCCGCCCTCTACGCCCGGTCCGTACGGCCGGACCTGCGCGTCGTCCTGCGCCTGTACGACGACGACTTCGCGACCGCCGTGTACCGCACCCTGAGGGCCGCGAACCCCCGGGCCTCCACGCGCAGTCGCAGCGTGTCCTACATGGCCGCGCCCGCCTTCGCCGGAGCGATGATGGGGCGGCAGATCCTCGGCGCCATCCCGGTGGAGCGGCGGGTGCTGCTGTTCGCCGCGCTGGAGGTGGGCGGCCATCCCCAGCTGGAGGGCAAGACCGTCGGGGAGGCCTTCCGGGCGGGGGCCTGGCGGGTGCTGGCCCTGGACACGGCCGGTGCTTCCGCCGGGGGGCGGCGGGAGCAGCGGGCGGCCGAGGAGGGGCGGGTGCCCGGGGATTCCGGGCTGGTGTGGGATCTGCCGGACACGTATGTGCTGCGCGGTTCGGACCGGGTGGTGCTGGCGGCCACCCGGCGAGGCATGGCGGAACTGCTCGGCCGGCGGGCTCGGAGGGAGCGGGCGGGGACCTGA
- a CDS encoding SURF1 family protein, whose translation MYRFLLTPRWWGINVFVLLAIPFCIFMGSWQLSRFEDRVQGHQSADAQASANEKEAARPLAELLPVDKATFGKQVTATGRYDRQLLVPDRELDDRKGYYVLTLLRTDGGKALPVVRGWLPGSPDPAKAPAAPRGEITVTGALQASETPGDNGVSARSGLPAGQTAAISAASLVNLVPYDVYDAWVTLDTADSGMTAVPVSAPADTGLDLKAFQNLGYTGEWFVFAGFVVFMWFRLLRREVEFQRDAELGLVQEAEEPVTVDAGSK comes from the coding sequence GTGTACCGGTTTCTGCTGACGCCCCGATGGTGGGGGATCAACGTCTTCGTGCTGCTCGCCATCCCCTTCTGCATCTTCATGGGGTCATGGCAGCTGAGCCGGTTCGAGGACCGGGTGCAGGGCCACCAGAGCGCGGACGCGCAGGCCTCGGCCAACGAGAAGGAGGCCGCGCGCCCGCTGGCGGAACTGCTGCCGGTGGACAAGGCCACCTTCGGCAAGCAGGTCACCGCCACCGGGCGCTACGACCGGCAGTTGCTGGTACCGGACCGTGAACTGGACGACCGGAAGGGCTACTACGTCCTGACCCTGCTGCGCACCGACGGCGGCAAGGCGCTGCCCGTCGTCCGCGGCTGGCTGCCCGGCAGCCCCGATCCGGCGAAGGCTCCCGCCGCGCCGCGCGGGGAGATCACCGTCACGGGAGCGCTCCAGGCGTCCGAGACCCCCGGGGACAACGGGGTCAGCGCGCGGAGCGGGTTGCCCGCCGGGCAGACCGCGGCGATCAGCGCGGCGTCGCTGGTGAACCTGGTGCCGTACGACGTGTACGACGCGTGGGTCACCCTGGACACGGCGGACTCGGGGATGACGGCCGTGCCGGTGAGCGCGCCCGCCGACACGGGACTCGATCTGAAGGCGTTCCAGAACCTGGGGTACACCGGGGAGTGGTTCGTGTTCGCCGGGTTCGTGGTGTTCATGTGGTTCCGGCTGCTGCGACGCGAGGTGGAGTTCCAGCGCGACGCGGAGCTGGGGCTGGTGCAGGAGGCCGAGGAGCCGGTCACCGTGGACGCCGGGAGCAAGTGA
- a CDS encoding SigE family RNA polymerase sigma factor gives MPVIAPMPAARPARIPNQRDGAEDTVAAGTTVDHLTETYRAHYSSLLRLAALLLDDTASCEDVVQEAFIRVHSARKRVRDREKTLAYLRQTVVNLSRSALRRRILGLKLLSKPMPDMASAEEGAYDQLERDSLIKAMKGLQRRQREVLVLRYFADMTEAQVAETLGISLGSVKAYGSRGIAALRVAMEAPA, from the coding sequence ATGCCGGTGATCGCGCCCATGCCCGCCGCGCGGCCCGCCCGCATCCCGAACCAGCGCGACGGCGCGGAGGACACGGTGGCGGCGGGGACCACCGTCGACCACCTCACGGAGACCTACCGGGCGCACTACAGCTCGCTGCTGCGCCTGGCCGCCCTCCTCCTCGACGACACCGCCTCCTGCGAGGACGTCGTCCAGGAGGCCTTCATCCGCGTCCACTCCGCGCGCAAACGTGTCCGTGACCGGGAGAAGACCCTCGCGTATCTGCGCCAGACGGTCGTCAACCTCTCCCGCTCGGCCCTGCGCCGCCGCATACTCGGCCTGAAGCTGCTCTCCAAGCCGATGCCCGACATGGCCAGCGCCGAGGAGGGCGCCTACGACCAGCTGGAGCGCGACTCCCTGATCAAGGCGATGAAGGGCCTCCAGCGCCGCCAGCGCGAGGTCCTGGTCCTGCGGTACTTCGCCGACATGACCGAGGCGCAGGTCGCCGAGACGCTCGGGATATCGCTGGGCTCCGTCAAGGCGTACGGCTCGCGCGGCATCGCCGCCCTGCGGGTCGCCATGGAGGCACCGGCATGA
- a CDS encoding NAD(P)H-dependent oxidoreductase, translating into MKETDHGGKILVVSAHPEPRSLNAALTAFAVDHLRAAGHEVRVSDLYAMKWKATVDADDFPDADAFSDTDDVPDLGADRRLHVMDASEEATLSGRLSPDIAAEQDKLRWSDAVILQFPMWWFSAPAILKGWIDRVFTSGFAYGPKLPPPYGPDAPLSGRRALLSVTYGAHERSFSDQGIHGRIEDVLHPLQHGLFRFTGMAPLRPFTVPEANALPAQRFAEAREAYGRRLDTLFTSEPVPFEAPGRG; encoded by the coding sequence ATGAAGGAAACCGATCACGGCGGGAAGATCCTCGTCGTCAGCGCCCACCCCGAACCCCGCTCCCTCAACGCGGCCCTCACCGCCTTCGCGGTCGACCACCTCCGTGCGGCCGGGCACGAGGTCCGCGTCTCCGACCTGTACGCGATGAAGTGGAAGGCGACGGTGGACGCCGACGACTTCCCGGACGCAGACGCCTTCTCGGACACCGATGACGTACCGGACCTCGGCGCGGATCGTCGGCTGCACGTGATGGACGCCTCCGAGGAGGCCACCCTGTCCGGCCGGCTGTCCCCGGACATCGCCGCCGAACAGGACAAGCTCCGCTGGTCCGACGCGGTGATCCTCCAGTTCCCGATGTGGTGGTTCTCCGCCCCCGCGATCCTCAAGGGCTGGATCGACCGCGTCTTCACCAGCGGCTTCGCCTACGGCCCGAAGCTCCCGCCGCCCTACGGCCCGGACGCGCCGCTCTCGGGCCGCCGCGCCCTGCTCTCGGTGACCTACGGCGCCCACGAGCGGTCCTTCTCGGACCAGGGCATCCACGGCCGTATCGAGGACGTCCTCCATCCGCTCCAGCACGGCCTGTTCCGGTTCACCGGCATGGCACCGCTCCGGCCGTTCACCGTGCCCGAGGCCAACGCCCTCCCGGCACAGCGGTTCGCCGAGGCACGGGAGGCGTACGGGCGGCGCCTGGACACCCTGTTCACGTCGGAGCCGGTGCCCTTCGAGGCGCCCGGGCGGGGCTGA
- a CDS encoding helix-turn-helix domain-containing protein — MDGVDDVDGNRIGIGDGKALGGFLRARRGRVAPERAGLNGGGRRRVRGLRREELAQLAGISVDYYVRLEQGRATQPSTEVLDALARALDLDTAERRYLDTLATGRPEPAPRVRVGPVLSRALEAMAPLPAFVTDHRLDVVAWNDLGAELMGGLAEPARRDRNNARFLFHDPAAREIHPEWEERAAEAVGQLRVAAARYPDDTELAALIGALAADSADFRRIWDSGEVVMCAAGRKRLRHPAAGLLDLDFETLHVPAVPGESGLVMHVFSAAAGSREAAALERLATALV; from the coding sequence ATGGACGGCGTGGACGACGTGGACGGCAACCGGATCGGCATCGGGGACGGCAAGGCGCTCGGCGGTTTCCTGCGCGCCCGTCGCGGCCGGGTCGCGCCGGAGCGCGCGGGCCTGAACGGCGGCGGCCGGCGGCGCGTGCGCGGGCTGCGGCGCGAGGAGCTGGCCCAGTTGGCCGGGATCAGCGTGGACTACTACGTACGGCTCGAACAGGGCCGCGCGACCCAGCCGTCCACCGAGGTCCTCGACGCGCTCGCCCGGGCGCTGGACCTGGACACGGCGGAACGCCGGTATCTCGACACCCTGGCCACCGGCAGGCCCGAGCCCGCGCCCCGGGTGCGGGTCGGCCCCGTGCTGTCGCGGGCCCTGGAGGCCATGGCCCCGCTGCCCGCCTTCGTCACCGACCACCGCCTCGACGTCGTCGCCTGGAACGACCTGGGCGCCGAGCTGATGGGCGGCCTCGCCGAACCGGCCCGCCGGGACCGCAACAACGCCCGGTTCCTCTTCCACGACCCGGCCGCGCGCGAGATCCACCCCGAGTGGGAGGAGCGGGCCGCGGAGGCCGTGGGTCAGCTGCGGGTGGCCGCGGCACGCTACCCCGACGACACCGAACTCGCCGCGCTCATCGGCGCCTTGGCCGCCGACAGCGCCGACTTCCGGCGGATCTGGGACTCCGGCGAGGTCGTGATGTGCGCGGCCGGACGCAAACGGCTGCGCCACCCCGCCGCCGGGCTGCTCGACCTCGACTTCGAGACCCTGCACGTGCCGGCCGTGCCCGGCGAGAGCGGCCTGGTCATGCACGTGTTCAGCGCGGCGGCGGGCAGCCGGGAGGCCGCCGCGCTGGAACGGCTCGCGACGGCCCTCGTGTAG
- a CDS encoding TIGR03943 family putative permease subunit, whose amino-acid sequence MSRQAQAAVLFLLGASLLHAGFTDLYLRYVKVGLRPMLLASGAVLIAAALATVWYEWRARKTAPEHAEDGHTGDTGHTDRTDHTGHAHREPRVSWLLVLPLFALILVAPPALGSYSALRTGTALQQPYGYAELPADGALRLSLVDYAGRAVYDHGRTLKGRQIKVAGFVALDKSGAPYLVRMALSCCAADAQPVKVGLTGRIPPVLQPDTWLEVTGTYTAQRTKDPVNNGPIPFLQVSSAAPVRAPQDPYDETWNN is encoded by the coding sequence GTGAGCCGGCAGGCCCAGGCGGCGGTCCTGTTCCTGCTCGGCGCGTCCCTGCTGCACGCAGGCTTCACCGACCTGTACCTGCGCTACGTCAAGGTCGGCCTGCGCCCGATGCTGCTGGCCTCCGGTGCCGTACTGATCGCGGCGGCGCTGGCGACCGTCTGGTACGAGTGGCGGGCCAGGAAGACCGCACCCGAGCACGCGGAGGACGGCCACACAGGTGACACCGGCCACACGGATCGCACGGATCACACCGGCCACGCCCACCGCGAGCCCCGCGTCTCCTGGCTCCTCGTCCTCCCCCTCTTCGCCCTGATCCTGGTCGCCCCGCCGGCCCTCGGCTCCTACAGCGCCCTGCGCACCGGCACGGCCCTGCAACAGCCGTACGGCTACGCCGAGCTGCCCGCCGACGGGGCGCTGCGGCTCAGCCTGGTCGACTACGCGGGCCGCGCCGTCTACGACCACGGGCGGACGCTGAAGGGCCGGCAGATCAAGGTGGCCGGATTCGTCGCCCTGGACAAGTCGGGCGCCCCCTACCTGGTGCGGATGGCGCTCAGTTGCTGCGCCGCCGACGCGCAGCCGGTGAAGGTCGGCCTGACCGGCCGGATCCCGCCGGTGCTGCAACCGGACACCTGGCTGGAGGTCACCGGCACCTACACCGCCCAGCGGACCAAGGACCCGGTGAACAACGGCCCGATCCCCTTCCTCCAGGTCAGCTCCGCCGCACCGGTCCGGGCGCCGCAGGACCCCTACGACGAGACTTGGAACAACTGA
- a CDS encoding aspartate-semialdehyde dehydrogenase codes for MTEGAGRTGRPTLAVVGATGVVGTVMLQILSQHADIWGEIRLIASPRSAGRKLAVRGEQVEVVALSEEAFDGVDVAMFDVPDEVAAQWAPIAAARGVVVVDNSAAFRMDPDVPLVVPEVNPHAARVRPRGIIANPNCTTLSMIVALGALHAEFGLRELVVSSYQAVSGAGRAGVETLRQQLSLVAGTELGTSPGDVRRAVGDNTGPFPEPVALNVVPWAGSLDEDGWSSEEMKVRNESRKILGLPRLPVAVTCVRVPVVSVHSLTVHARFEDEVTVGKAREILATAPGVVLFDDPAAGEFPTPADVVGTDPTWVGRVRRALDDPTALELFVCGDNLRKGSALNTAQLAELVAAEFL; via the coding sequence ATGACCGAGGGTGCCGGGCGTACCGGCAGGCCGACGCTCGCGGTCGTGGGGGCGACCGGGGTCGTCGGCACGGTCATGCTCCAGATCCTGTCCCAGCACGCGGACATCTGGGGCGAGATCCGTCTGATCGCCTCGCCGCGCTCGGCCGGCCGCAAGCTGGCCGTGCGCGGCGAGCAGGTCGAGGTGGTGGCCCTGTCGGAGGAGGCCTTCGACGGGGTCGACGTCGCCATGTTCGACGTACCGGACGAGGTGGCCGCGCAGTGGGCGCCGATCGCCGCCGCCCGCGGGGTCGTCGTCGTGGACAACTCGGCCGCCTTCCGGATGGACCCGGACGTGCCGCTCGTGGTGCCCGAGGTCAATCCGCACGCGGCCCGCGTCAGGCCGCGCGGCATCATCGCCAACCCCAACTGCACGACCCTCTCCATGATCGTCGCCCTCGGCGCGCTGCACGCCGAGTTCGGGCTGCGTGAACTGGTGGTGTCCAGTTACCAGGCCGTCAGCGGCGCCGGACGCGCCGGTGTCGAGACCTTGCGGCAGCAGCTGTCCCTGGTCGCCGGCACGGAACTCGGGACCAGTCCCGGTGACGTACGGCGGGCCGTGGGCGACAACACCGGGCCGTTCCCGGAGCCGGTCGCGCTGAACGTCGTGCCGTGGGCGGGGTCCCTGGACGAGGACGGCTGGTCGTCCGAGGAGATGAAGGTCCGCAACGAGTCCCGCAAGATCCTCGGACTGCCCAGGCTGCCGGTCGCCGTGACCTGCGTACGGGTGCCGGTGGTGAGCGTGCACTCCCTCACCGTCCACGCCCGTTTCGAGGACGAGGTCACCGTCGGCAAGGCGAGGGAGATCCTCGCCACCGCCCCCGGTGTGGTCCTCTTCGACGACCCGGCGGCGGGGGAGTTCCCCACGCCGGCCGACGTCGTGGGCACCGATCCGACCTGGGTCGGCCGGGTGCGGCGGGCGCTCGACGACCCCACCGCTCTCGAACTCTTCGTGTGCGGGGACAACCTCCGCAAAGGCTCCGCGCTCAACACCGCCCAGCTCGCGGAGCTGGTGGCGGCGGAGTTCCTGTGA
- a CDS encoding prolyl oligopeptidase family serine peptidase, whose product MTESNGSAAPERNEEMPDWEKRFRAPRVSLPDWAEDAPDRSLFVSNATGTYELYAWDRATGEQRQVTDRPNGTTDGVLSPDGRWIWWFDDKDGDEFGVWRRQPFGGGEDELATPGLDASYPAGLALGRDGRTAVVGRSTDEDGTTIHLARTGQEPVEIYRHRESAGVGDLAHDGSLIAIEHTEHGDAMHSALRVVRPDGTAVAEMDDTKGGTEELGLEVLGFAPVDGDTRLLIGHQRRGRWEPLVWDVATGEETDLALDLPGDVGAEWYPDGSGLLVSHSHEARGELFRYDLATRELVKVPTPPGTVSGATARPDGTVEYLWSSAAEPSTVRSTTGKAVLDPPGMKSPGSVPVEDVWVEGPGGRIHALVQRPAGATGPLPTVFDIHGGPTWHDSDAFAAGPAAWVDHGYAVVRVNYRGSTGYGRAWTDALKHRVGLIELEDIAAVREWAIGSGLADPARLVLTGGSWGGYLTLLGLGTQPDAWALGIAAVPVADYVTAYHDEMEALKAMDRTLLGGTPEEVPERFEASSPLTYVDQVKAPVYISAGVNDPRCPIRQIDNYVKRLETREAVHEVYRYDAGHGSLVVDERIKQVKLELDFAERHLGGQR is encoded by the coding sequence ATGACTGAGAGCAACGGGTCCGCCGCACCTGAGCGGAACGAGGAGATGCCGGACTGGGAGAAGCGCTTCCGGGCGCCACGGGTGTCACTGCCCGACTGGGCGGAGGACGCACCGGACCGCTCGCTGTTCGTGTCGAACGCGACGGGGACCTACGAGCTGTACGCCTGGGACCGCGCGACAGGCGAACAGCGCCAGGTCACCGACCGGCCGAACGGCACGACGGACGGCGTGCTCTCCCCGGACGGCCGGTGGATCTGGTGGTTCGACGACAAGGACGGCGACGAGTTCGGTGTCTGGCGCAGACAGCCCTTCGGCGGCGGCGAGGACGAGCTCGCCACCCCGGGCCTCGACGCGTCCTACCCGGCGGGTCTGGCCCTGGGCCGCGACGGCCGTACGGCGGTCGTGGGCCGGTCGACCGACGAGGACGGTACGACGATCCATCTCGCGCGCACCGGCCAGGAGCCGGTGGAGATCTACCGCCACCGCGAGTCGGCCGGCGTCGGCGACCTAGCGCACGACGGTTCGCTGATCGCCATCGAGCACACCGAGCACGGCGACGCGATGCACTCCGCGCTGCGCGTGGTGCGCCCCGACGGCACGGCGGTCGCCGAGATGGACGACACCAAGGGCGGCACCGAGGAACTGGGCCTGGAGGTGCTGGGCTTCGCACCGGTCGACGGGGACACCCGGCTGCTCATCGGCCACCAGCGCCGGGGCCGCTGGGAGCCCCTGGTGTGGGACGTGGCCACGGGCGAGGAGACGGACCTCGCCCTGGACCTGCCCGGTGACGTCGGCGCCGAGTGGTACCCGGACGGCTCGGGCCTGCTCGTCTCGCACAGTCACGAGGCCCGCGGCGAGCTCTTCCGCTACGACCTGGCGACCCGTGAGCTCGTCAAGGTCCCGACCCCGCCCGGCACCGTGTCCGGGGCGACGGCCCGCCCGGACGGCACCGTGGAGTACCTCTGGTCCTCGGCCGCCGAGCCGTCGACCGTCCGCTCCACCACGGGCAAGGCCGTCCTGGACCCGCCCGGCATGAAGTCCCCGGGATCCGTCCCGGTGGAGGACGTGTGGGTGGAGGGCCCCGGCGGCCGCATCCACGCGCTGGTCCAGAGGCCGGCGGGCGCCACCGGTCCGCTGCCCACCGTCTTCGACATCCACGGCGGTCCCACCTGGCACGACAGCGACGCCTTCGCGGCGGGACCGGCGGCCTGGGTCGACCACGGATACGCGGTCGTCCGCGTCAACTACCGCGGCTCCACCGGCTACGGCCGCGCCTGGACCGACGCCCTCAAGCACCGGGTCGGGCTGATCGAGCTGGAGGACATCGCGGCCGTTCGCGAGTGGGCGATCGGCTCCGGCCTCGCCGACCCCGCCCGGCTGGTCCTCACCGGCGGTTCCTGGGGCGGCTACCTCACCCTCCTCGGCCTCGGCACCCAGCCGGATGCATGGGCCCTCGGCATCGCGGCGGTACCGGTCGCCGACTACGTCACCGCGTACCACGACGAGATGGAAGCGCTGAAGGCCATGGACCGGACGCTGCTCGGCGGCACCCCGGAAGAGGTCCCGGAGCGCTTCGAGGCGTCCTCCCCGCTGACCTACGTCGACCAGGTCAAGGCGCCCGTCTACATCTCGGCCGGCGTCAACGACCCCCGCTGCCCGATCCGCCAGATCGACAACTACGTCAAGCGGCTGGAGACGAGAGAGGCGGTGCACGAGGTGTACCGGTACGACGCGGGGCACGGCTCGCTGGTGGTGGACGAGCGGATCAAGCAGGTGAAGCTGGAACTGGACTTCGCGGAGAGGCACTTGGGCGGACAGCGATAA
- a CDS encoding nuclear transport factor 2 family protein, which yields MTELRKTVESFWATAEARDWDTFADTLAEDVVYTLPQTRERISGRERYVEFNREYPGDWHLRIERIVAEPEQVVTWTHFTVGLEEMYAISFFTGDEHGRISAITDFWPEPYEPPAGRDHLVERY from the coding sequence ATGACCGAGCTGCGCAAGACAGTCGAGAGCTTCTGGGCCACCGCCGAGGCCCGGGACTGGGACACGTTCGCGGACACCCTGGCCGAGGACGTGGTGTACACGCTGCCGCAGACGCGGGAGCGGATCAGTGGGCGGGAGCGGTACGTCGAGTTCAACCGGGAGTATCCGGGCGACTGGCACCTTCGGATCGAGCGGATCGTCGCCGAGCCGGAGCAGGTCGTCACCTGGACCCACTTCACGGTGGGGCTGGAGGAGATGTACGCCATCTCGTTCTTCACGGGTGACGAGCACGGGCGGATATCGGCGATCACCGACTTCTGGCCGGAGCCGTACGAGCCGCCCGCGGGCCGGGACCATCTCGTCGAGCGCTACTGA